A single window of Rhipicephalus microplus isolate Deutch F79 chromosome 5, USDA_Rmic, whole genome shotgun sequence DNA harbors:
- the LOC119174626 gene encoding cuticle protein 10.9 — MHKFVILLAFICVAAAQRGGFNPVQENYPPIPYSFNYASQDAEGSHTREESGDGNGRVTGRYTMTLADGRTRTVSYTADENGYRAEIVTNELGTESKNPADVVIQSSAPTGPEAAIANEGNRPRAPAGPRAG; from the exons ATGCACAAG TTCGTTATTCTCCTCGCCTTCATCTGCGTCGCC GCTGCGCAGAGGGGTGGCTTCAACCCGGTGCAGGAGAACTACCCTCCGATCCCGTACTCCTTCAACTACGCCAGCCAGGACGCCGAGGGCTCGCACACGCGAGAGGAGAGCGGAGACGGCAACGGACGCGTCACGGGCCGCTACACCATGACGCTGGCCGACGGCCGCACCCGTACCGTCAGCTACACGGCCGACGAGAACGGCTACCGCGCCGAGATCGTCACCAACGAGTTGGGCACCGAGTCCAAGAACCCCGCCGACGTCGTGATCCAGTCTAGCGCGCCGACCGGACCAGAGGCCGCCATCGCCAACGAGGGCAACCGTCCCCGCGCCCCCGCCGGTCCCAGGGCGGGCTGA